ACAGCGGTAGAAACCCCCTTCGTTACCCTGTCACTAACACAAACTGCTAATGCTCATACTTGGTAGGGATCGCCTGTGGAAGAGCCTGCGTGTCTTGGATCTCTTCTTAAGTACATCAATGGGCCGGCCACCTGCAACATCTGACGTGGATTGCACTGTACCCTACAGGGAGTTGGACGATAAGGGACAAGAAATCTTCGATCTACTCAATGCCTCAGCGCAAATATTCTTGATCACTGAAGGCATCGTCGTAGAGGTCTACTCGAGAAGGAAGGTTTCATATCAATTGACCGAGGGTATCTCACGACAGCTACGAGACTGGTCAATTCGGTGGTTACAGAGGCTAAAGGACACTGTTTCCGACACTCGATCTGACCATGAAGGAAAAAAGGTGACAGGAGCATGCCAAGTCCTTTGTTCCTACTACTACGGTCAGTTTCCCTGGCGACTTTCCGTCCAGCACTACGATCCAAAGAGATGATACTGATGTTATACAGCGGTAATCTTGGTCTCACGACCTTTCCTAATGTATGAATTGCACAAGCGACTAGCCGACGGGGTTGCCGAGACACCAACGACAACTTCAGGTCTGACTTCTGGCAAGTCGAAACTTGCTGATGCGTGTATCGATGCCGCAAGCTTCATGGTCGACATTTTAGTCGGCCTAGTCGAGAAAGGGGTTCTAATAGGGCACATGCCTTTAGTCGTGTGAGTGATCATATCGATGCAGTGATTTCGAACCTGGCTTATTCATTTCTGTAGCTCTTGGTTATTTGCTTCATCTCTTATCTTGGGCGTGGGCCTCCTCGGATCCTTTGGCCGCATTTTGGAAAAGTACACGCGAAATTCTATATTGGTACTAGAACATTTTGCGAAAATCGATGCCCACGCCTCACAATACTCGCTCATTGCAAAGTCATTACTCAACGCTGCTCTTGAGTATTTGGAAAAGAAGGAACTCAGAGAGCGTATGCAGCGTACTGAAAGCTCGTCACAGCTTTTCGGGCTTGTCCCGCGAGAAAGCACTGAAAGCATCCACAACATCCAAGCTTCAGCTACTGAGGCCAGTCCGAATACAAGCACGGATGGAAGCCTCCTGTCGAAGACAAATAACTCCGCCTCTGGCTTTTTTGGACTTGGTTCGCCATCTTTTGTGGACGTAGACGCGTCCCTCTTAAGCCTTTCATCCTCCTTACCCAGAACGCCGGATTTATCTATGCTTGATGGAAGAAACGAGATGGACCATGGGTTTGGGGATCTGAACTTGTTCCAGCTCCTCGACGGCGACGGACACATTGATCTTGGACCTTATATCTAATAAAATTATCATTGGAAAGCTCTTCCGAATTTTACTTGAGATTTCGTGGGGCGTTGGAAATCTTGGCACAAAGGCTGGGGCCAAAAGAAGATATTGTTCAAAGGTTATTCTTTTCTATCGTTCTGGAGCGCTCTGATTCAACGTGACTCTTGACAGCCTGACTGCCGTCTCAAGAAGAAGGCAAGACAGTAATAAATCTAGTTGGCCCGATTGAAGACTTGCACATACGGACTAATATGACCCCGAAGAACTTACTCCTACTGGCTCGGCTTCTTCCAGCGGCTGATTTTGCCTCGCTCCACACCTCTACAATAGTATGGGATGGATACGGACACTCTATTTGGTATCAACGGCCAACAGGAGTCACATACATGTAAATGTAGAATATCCGTACGCTACCTTAAGCTAGCTTGCACATCCTAACTTAACGCACCACAATCTGAGGACACCATATGTTTCGCAAGCTACCTCCAAGTTCGAGTTGAGATGCATGATATCGGGATACCTTCACCTCATTGCACCAGACGTGTCTGAAATTGAATTCACTGTGTCACTAGGAGGAGCGACGTCTAGCAGCACGCTTTGATTCATAGAATTGTTAGCGCACACCGTGGAACAGTGCCATTGAAGTCGCTAGCTTTCTCTTGCTGCACGAGATACAGCGCAAAACTTTTCACAGAGGCCTGGGTGGATTGCACGCTTGGTGGCTTGATTCACTTGATGGGTTACGAAAAGAGTCTCTTTAGGAATATCTCGCCTAACGGGGACGTGCTCCTCCTTCTGGATGGATCCCTTGACCAATGTTTGGCCTAGGCACAATTTGGTAGCGTTACGTAGTACTTGGTGGCAGCTTAGCTAGAGGGCTTCGACGCCTGACAAATACGTGTTAACCACAGCTGCAGGGGCGCTACAGCCGAGCAAGCCGCTCGGTTCCGTTCCTAGGCATTGGCCTCGATTTAAACTTCGTCACCCTTTCCGACTGGCGTCCCACAACGAGAGTCTGCGCAACTTCCCACTCATGTTGATGCCACCGTCAGTTGTGCTGCAGTGTGATGGATGAGCGCATCGGCTTCTGAAAAACGTACCCAAAAAAGCGCTCACAACGGGACATCTCGCATGTCTTTCAATTCCTGGTCGGCCCCCAATCGCCCCCCCTGTACATATTACCCGTTCCCGCTATCGACAGAAAAGATTGAGCGAGACTCCTGGTGCACATTTCGCGTATGTCGTCAGCTCACTCATTTCGCGAGATGTCGGCTCCTCCTCCGAATACCTCTTCTACAAAGCAGCCTCGGCCTCTAGCATGCATGCTATGCCAACGTCGAAAGGTCAAATGTGACCGGAAATACCCGTGCGCGAATTGTGTCAAGGTCTGTCTTGGGAAGTGTCAGCAACATATTGTAATGCTATGGATCTCTGTCTCCGAGGCTGAGGGGCTAGAGCTTCCGCATATCTATCGGACCACACATCTCTTTTGTTGTTATTGCTTCCTTGCTTGCTCTTGAACTTTTGCTGACCTCTATATTCTCCTACCTAGTCTAATACAACATGTAGTCCTAGCATTCCGGCACCAGTGCGAAAGCGTAGACGTCCTAATGCGGAGCTGCAAGCAAGGCTTGCTCGTTGTGAGGAGCTTTTGGCCCGATATGCAGCTGCAAGCAATGAGCCCCTGGAAGATAACGGCACAGTCGCTCCGCCACAGTCTTCCAGCATTCCCCAGTATGAGAACCACGAGGTCAACTGGAAACCCGCTGGCAAGCTTGTGACGGAAGGTGGTACTGTGCGTTTCATGGACAACTTCCTATGGGCCACCGTTTATGAAGAGGTACGACCTTTGGAATATCCATCGCCTGGCTGCGCTTCTTGCTAAGAAAGCAACACCTTTAGCTACGTGGGATGCGAAAACTTGTGGAACGCGAAGAGGATATCGCTGAGGCGGAACCGTCCGACTGGGACCCCGGAGCTTCAATGCCCGATTACAGCGAATATCTTCTTGTCGGCGGCAACTTGCCGTCTGAGAAACCTCATGATCTTTACCCCAACGCCGGTCAGATTTTCGGCTTATGGCAAATATTTCTCGAGAGAGTGAATTCTCTTACGAAAATCATACACCCTCCCACCTTGCAGCAGTCCGTGGCAGAAGCTGCCGCTGGTCCAGGGACCTTGCCACACAACATTGACGCTCTTCTCTTCGCCGTATACAGCATGTCCATCGTCTCCATGACTGATGATGAGTGCCTCGCAATGCTAGGCTCCACATGCAAAGCTGCCTTTTGGCGGTTTTCATCCGGAGTACGAGCAAGTCTGCTCCAGGCGCAGTTTCTTAAATCTCACGATCTGACAACACTCCAGGCATTAGTTTTGCACATTGTATGGCTACTTCTTCCTGCTTGTTCCTGACTGTCTTGCTAACTGTGTCCAAGATGTCAATACAGGGCAGGTGCAACATTCATGGAGCTTGGGTTTTGAACGGTATCTGTGTACGAATCGCCCAGAAAATGGGCCTCCACAGAGATGGGGAGCTTCTCGGCCTTCCACCTTTTGAAACTGAGATGAGGCGGCGGATTTGGTGGCAGATTTTCATGTTGGACTCCAAATTCTCCATGATATCAGGGCTGAGCCAATCACTGCTTCCTCGACCTAGCGACTGTAAACTTCCCAAAAACCTGAATGACGCGGACTTACATGCGGGTGCAACGGAGCGATATCAGGATCGCGAAGGCCCGACAGACATGGTAATTCCACTCTTGGTGTATCAAGTTGGCTTTTGCATTCAGCAGCAACAAGACATCGAATCGTTAATGCTCTACAACGAATTGAGCACCCTGAGCtcaggaagaagaagcaaaGTTCAGTCGGCACAAATGAGCGCCTTTATCAAGAATCTCGAGAGTCGGCTCAATGCTGTGATCGATAAGAACTCCGATCCTACGGCTGGTCCTGTCCACGAGTTGGCCAGCCTTCTGAAGTCTccaatactttaaaaagttcAGGAAACGAGTCGCCCTCCCCAGGAACAACTAGAATGGGGATCGGAGATCACGACACCTAAAGATAACCTATTCAAATGGTCTGTTGTTAATAGGTGTATAacacagggaagaagctcacagaggctaactattattagggtctaaaaaataaattactaaaatctaccTTTCTcttaaggtatattactaacgctctatatatacctagcGTATACGATTCTTAGGTTTTCGACTAGTTCTAGTCGAACCGCGGgttcttattagttatacgTTAAGGCTACACGGACGTTTTTTACTTagaaaaaaatataatactaaaaaactagtcgttatataaaaaaactagttaACGCTCCTTATAAATTcgaattaaataacttctatCCTCTAAAATCggcgtattatactttaactacttttttactataaaaaccgctttttataattttaatactatctttttaaaaaaagtttagtatattttttattactctcttttagcgttattcttattaatatattcttattaagtatatttagttatttcttatctaaatatcgtatactttttttattttattaaaagacttattactaagtagttctatttctttggaattttttttttatttagtataaatatattttatattactcccttaattattcttaattagtatattttttaagtacttaatatatactttttaaatataaaaactagttacttatataaaactattcccctatataaaaactagttacttatataaaattggtttcttatataaaaactactctcttatataaaaactactctcttatataaaaattagttacctatataaaactagtcgcttatataaaaactagtttcttatataaaaactagttatttatataaaactagtcgcttatataaaaactagtcTCTTATATAgaaactagctacttatataaaactagttgcttatataaaaactaatctcttatataaaaactactctcTTATGTAAAAACtactctcttatataaaaactactctcttatataaaagctagttacttatataaaactagttacttatataaaaactagtcttttatataaaaactagtcttttatataaaaactagtctcttatataaaaactgcttttttatataaaaactactcttttatataaaaactactcttttatataaaaactactctcttatataaccctagttatttatataaaactaattacttatataaaaactaattacttatttaaaaactagttatttatataaagatcagttagttaatactcttttaataaattttttaaaacctaactcttatataaatacttaacgtacccctaagcttttaattaaaactctctttatttattctactctctattttattatattttatatactccgacttttataactttctatactatttttatagtattttatatttctttaataactattactcttttattagatttatttaggaaGTCTTACCCTTTATACTTTccctcttttatttttattaactactttttatattataaataaataaataaataattcaTTCCCTTTACTAAGATTACGTCGATAGAcgtccttataattataatatttactttatttatacttcCAGTATTAGCGTTACTTagtaaactttattaattttcttaatattacgtaatccccttattaactaacctcaggccttaattaaaataataccttaatatattactaagttatttttattaaagacgtttagcttaattatacttagcgatccgattaataattataaaagattactaagtttaacgaggcatatttagtaaagaaatcggatcttattattattattaaagaggtaaAAAGAACCGAAGTTAGAGAGAAccgtaaaaagtatatttctaagattattttaatacgatAATTCCTTACTAAGGCTAATCGTCgatctccttttttatttttaattaagaagcgaaatcttttacttaattactttaagcttattaacctTACCTcgtcttattttattatatttataattactttattatctaACTCCGAACCCCCTCGTACTCTAAAACGcaaatactaataactatataactaaatatctTAGATTTTAGCGCCTCCATCCtcccctaagtatataaaatatcgctCTTAtaaacggtttaataaatatacttctacttatttttgtttagttttactataagcttaagattctttattatttattattaatatattatataacttaaatataattaattatataaaactttataatttttattataattctatttaaataagcttattaaaataactattattaaatacctagTCCCCTTCCCCTTTTACCGTAGCCTAGCCCTAATAAAACGACTACCCCGGGTACGCTTTTAGTCTTTTACTACCcctaatactacttatattttttttttttaaaatttaatatctcttttagaccttttactaactattactctttagttactatttttaaaaagcttattaccgTCCTCTATTTCTTTCTTAACTCTATCCTAATTTTAATACATTACTAAGTCCcgcttagaattattaagattaaataatattatcttaattactaattataataaccggACCGcggtacttataatattattacttagtaacctataacttaaagtatttattttaaagcttatactTTCTCGCTCGTATTTagaaaaattctttttaagcttattacatttactaattaaaagctataataccCTATACTTAACCGCGCTTTAGGACGtaggcttatattttaatttaaaatatcgtcctcggttatttt
The window above is part of the Colletotrichum lupini chromosome 9, complete sequence genome. Proteins encoded here:
- a CDS encoding C6 zinc finger protein, which gives rise to MRSCKQGLLVSSSIPQYENHEVNWKPAGKLVTEGGTVRFMDNFLWATVYEELRGMRKLVEREEDIAEAEPSDWDPGASMPDYSEYLLVGGNLPSEKPHDLYPNAGQIFGLWQIFLERVNSLTKIIHPPTLQQSVAEAAAGPGTLPHNIDALLFAVYSMSIVSMTDDECLAMLGSTCKAAFWRFSSGMSIQGRCNIHGAWVLNGICVRIAQKMGLHRDGELLGLPPFETEMRRRIWWQIFMLDSKFSMISGLSQSLLPRPSDCKLPKNLNDADLHAGATERYQDREGPTDMVIPLLVYQVGFCIQQQQDIESLMLYNELSTLSSGRRSKVQSAQMSAFIKNLESRLNAVIDKNSDPTAGPVHELASLLKSPIL
- a CDS encoding fungal specific transcription factor domain-containing protein is translated as MRWQVAMQLLLETATSFHVSIFSATEAKGSGAPSENAVSIFFIGDCAPLSFFQTVRQLVNTRVDPQVFAHQTENPPFRPPVHHSGNGEPILQLTTISGAVLRYHEVTSGLVDLFGHAQLVSEIKSWARQNHRLQDAVSATHYLVLAIGYQSCEEDLASSYFEYARNIALANLSGNINVPTIQTFILGSPVEEPAELDDKGQEIFDLLNASAQIFLITEGIVVEVYSRRKVSYQLTEAVILVSRPFLMYELHKRLADGVAETPTTTSGLTSGKSKLADACIDAASFMVDILVGLVEKGVLIGHMPLVVSWLFASSLILGVGLLGSFGRILEKYTRNSILVLEHFAKIDAHASQYSLIAKSLLNAALEYLEKKELRERMQRTESSSQLFGLVPRESTESIHNIQASATEASPNTSTDGSLLSKTNNSASGFFGLGSPSFVDVDASLLSLSSSLPRTPDLSMLDGRNEMDHGFGDLNLFQLLDGDGHIDLGPYI